A single region of the Brachypodium distachyon strain Bd21 chromosome 3, Brachypodium_distachyon_v3.0, whole genome shotgun sequence genome encodes:
- the LOC100821623 gene encoding U-box domain-containing protein 35 has product MGKYSDGEAAGGGSYPLVAVCIDKDKNSQNALKYATETLVHRGQTIILVHVNTRGTSGGVEDAAGYKQPTDPQMKDLFLPFRCFCTRKDIQCKDVVLDDHDVSKSIVEFVAHAAIERIVVGACTRNSFVRFKADIPTSISKTAPDFSSVYVVTKGGKVTSVRQATRPAPSVSPLRSMIQGAKPHDQQAPAQQKWTPPPPPAARAMPSDSADGFPTMPMQDNFIMSPFSRGPTTSARKAFPDFSLPESSDISFIGGPRRSVDRYPPRLSTGSDSQYDSFDGVRPGGSLWGDSFGNESTSNSQTSTASGVEDMEAEMRRLKLELKQTMDMYSTACKEALTAKQKAMELQRWKAEEEQRSQDGRLTEESALALIEQEKAKARAAIEAAEASQRLAELEAQKRIQAERKALKEAEERLRSAGSGGSSSSARYRRYTIEEIEIGTDHFSDSRKVGEGGYGPVYKGQLDHTPVAIKVLRPDAAQGKAQFQQEVEVLSCIRHPNMVLLLGACPEYGCLVYEYMAMGSLDDCLFHRNGPALPWQHRFRIAAEIATGLLFLHQAKPEPLVHRDLKPGNILLDRNYVSKISDVGLARLVPQSVADTVTQCHMTSAAGTFCYIDPEYQQTGMLGVKSDVYSLGVMLLQIVTARPPMGLTHHVARALDHGTIADLLDPAVHDWPVDEARRFAEISLRCCELRRKDRPDLATGVLPELNRLRALGEDNMQFCNPMVGAGRGMHSSAYLSNASIPQSRPDRMSDPLARSQYGAANASQAAMPGRRPNYN; this is encoded by the exons ATGGGCAAGTAcagcgacggcgaggccgccggcggcgggagctaCCCGCTGGTGGCGGTGTGCATCGACAAGGACAAGAACAGCCAGAACGCCCTCAAGTACGCCACCGAGACGCTCGTCCACCGCGGCCAGACCATCATCCTCGTCCACGTCAACACCAGGGGCACCTCAG GAGGCGTGGAGGACGCCGCCGGATACAAGCAGCCGACGGACCCGCAGATGAAGGACCTCTTCCTCCCGTTCCGCTGCTTCTGCACCCGCAAAGAC ATCCAGTGCAAGGACGTGGTGCTGGACGACCACGACGTGTCCAAGTCGATCGTGGAGTTCGTGGCGCACGCGGCCATCGAGAGGATCGTCGTCGGGGCCTGCACCAGGAACAGCTTCGTCAGGTTCAAGGCGGACATCCCCACCAGCATCTCCAAGACGGCGCCGGACTTCAGCAGCGTGTACGTGGTCACCAAGGGCGGCAAGGTCACCTCGGTCCGCCAGGCCACCCGCCCGGCGCCCTCCGTCTCGCCGCTCCGGTCCATGATCCAGGGCGCCAAGCCGCACGACCAGCAAGCTCCCGCGCAGCAGAAATggacgcctcctcctccccccgcaGCACGAG CAATGCCCAGCGACTCGGCGGATGGGTTCCCGACGATGCCGATGCAGGACAACTTCATCATGTCGCCGTTCTCGAGGGGCCCGACGACGTCGGCGAGGAAGGCGTTCCCGGACTTCTCGCTGCCGGAGTCGTCGGACATATCGTTCATCGGCGGCCCGCGCCGGAGCGTGGACCGGTACCCGCCGCGGCTGTCCACCGGGTCGGACAGCCAGTACGACAGCTTCGACGGCGTGCGCCCGGGCGGCAGCCTCTGGGGCGACTCCTTCGGCAACGAGAGCACCTCCAACTCCCAGACCAGCACCGCCTCCGGAGTG GAGGACATGGAGGCGGAGATGAGGCGGCTGAAGCTGGAGCTAAAGCAGACCATGGACATGTACAGCACGGCGTGCAAGGAGGCGCTTACCGCGAAGCAGAAGGCGATGGAGCTGCAGCGGTGgaaggccgaggaggagcagcggtcGCAGGACGGGCGGCTGACGGAGGAGTCCGCCCTGGCGCTGATCGAGCaggagaaggccaaggcccgcgctgccatcgaggcggcggaggcctcGCAGCGTCTGGCAGAGCTGGAGGCCCAGAAACGGATCCAAGCCGAGAGGAAAGCGCTCAAGGAAGCCGAGGAGCGGCTCCGTTCCGCGGGCTCCGGTGGCTCGTCGTCATCCGCCAGGTACCGCCGGTACACCATCGAGGAGATCGAGATCGGCACCGACCACTTCTCCGACTCCCGCAAAGTCGGCGAAGGCGGGTACGGGCCGGTGTACAAGGGCCAGCTCGACCACACTCCCGTGGCCATCAAGGTGCTCCGGCCCGACGCCGCCCAGGGCAAGGCGCAGttccagcaagaagtggagGTCCTCAGCTGCATCCGCCACCCAAACATGGTGCTCCTCCTGGGCGCCTGCCCGGAGTACGGCTGCCTCGTGTACGAGTACATGGCCATGGGCAGCCTCGACGACTGCCTCTTCCACCGCAACGGGCCAGCGCTCCCCTGGCAGCACCGGTTCCGCATCGCCGCCGAGATCGCCACgggcctcctcttcctgcaCCAGGCAAAACCCGAGCCGCTGGTGCACCGAGACCTTAAACCCGGGAACATCCTCCTGGACCGGAACTACGTGAGCAAGATCAGCGACGTCGGGCTGGCGCGGCTCGTGCCGCAGTCCGTGGCCGACACCGTGACGCAGTGCCACATGACGAGCGCGGCCGGGACCTTCTGCTACATCGACCCGGAGTACCAGCAGACCGGGATGCTCGGGGTGAAGTCGGACGTGTACTCGCTCGGGGTCATGCTGCTGCAGATCGTCACGGCGAGGCCGCCCATGGGGCTCACCCACCATGTCGCGCGCGCGCTCGATCATGGCACCATTGCCGACCTGCTCGACCCGGCCGTGCACGACTGGCCCGTCGACGAGGCGCGGCGGTTCGCGGAGATCTCGCTCAGGTGCTGCGAGCTCCGGCGCAAGGACCGGCCCGACCTCGCCACGGGCGTGCTCCCGGAGCTCAACCGCCTGCGCGCGCTGGGCGAGGACAACATGCAGTTCTGCAACCCCatggtcggcgccggccgcggcaTGCACAGCTCCGCCTACCTCAGCAACGCCTCCATTCCACAGTCACGACCC GATAGGATGAGCGATCCGCTCGCGAGGTCGCAGTACGGCGCCGCCAACGCGAGCCAGGCTGCCATGCCCGGGCGAAGGCCCAACTACAACTGA